A region from the Nematostella vectensis chromosome 13, jaNemVect1.1, whole genome shotgun sequence genome encodes:
- the LOC116618023 gene encoding uncharacterized protein LOC116618023: protein MERTKEEQFKRISLTEKTLALEHKDTKEFEHFTEGKAFELLEKFAKKGEARPQNAWWGKPAAAEPQRQNVGERIAILGSQDNIVVTEDVGIFAAIVAAYNYHWILRTSPDDWWFCVIKKVARAIDEKSKEEAVRKFFVDHEGKKTLSVKVPTLSIYDIDYEWFFSEMSQQIDENIKVPGYVETVTADFSSTTAVQKVVSQVTLMSSVQEFFDFECMLMCGIPAIEMLGSVQDWEKLLTKAKHLRKQLTHLRDVLKLENWWDTVEDVFRKLLATYQGIPDKEWWSHILSWKQGFMSGETSGWEGWLVDFLDQPGSRKKYHALPTGLVTVPLIFTVPGGEKDTAALVAGMLGFTVHKQDQTERPSVQPFQGWSLLLEKNSPFRN, encoded by the coding sequence ATGGAAAGAACGAAGGAAGAACAGTTTAAACGAATTTCCCTAACGGAAAAGACGCTCGCATTAGAACACAAGGATACAAAAGAGTTCGAACACTTCACTGAAGGCAAAGCATTTGAACTGCTCGAGAAATTTGCGAAGAAAGGGGAAGCTCGCCCTCAAAATGCATGGTGGGGAAAACCGGCCGCAGCGGAACCTCAGCGGCAAAATGTTGGTGAGCGAATAGCAATTCTGGGATCCCAAGATAATATTGTTGTCACCGAAGATGTTGGGATATTCGCTGCTATTGTAGCGGCTTATAATTACCACTGGATTCTCCGAACCTCTCCTGATGATTGGTGGTTCTGTGTGATCAAGAAAGTCGCCCGTGCCATTGATGAAAAATCCAAGGAGGAAGCAGTGCGGAAGTTTTTTGTGGATCATGAAGGGAAAAAGACATTATCAGTTAAAGTACCAACTCTAAGTATCTATGATATAGATTACGAATGGTTCTTCAGCGAGATGTCTCAGCAGATAGATGAAAATATCAAAGTCCCAGGTTATGTGGAAACAGTCACCGCAGATTTCTCCTCGACCACCGCCGTACAGAAAGTTGTCTCACAAGTAACTCTGATGTCCTCAGTGCAGGAGTTTTTTGATTTTGAGTGCATGTTAATGTGTGGAATACCCGCTATTGAAATGCTAGGCTCTGTGCAAGATTGGGAAAAGCTACTCACAAAAGCAAAACACCTAAGAAAGCAGCTGACCCATCTCAGAGATGTACTGAAGTTAGAAAACTGGTGGGATACTGTTGAAGATGTGTTTAGAAAGTTGCTGGCCACATACCAGGGAATCCCTGACAAAGAATGGTGGAGCCATATATTAAGCTGGAAACAAGGTTTCATGTCTGGTGAAACTTCAGGATGGGAAGGATGGCTGGTTGACTTCTTGGACCAGCCTGGAAGCCGCAAGAAATACCATGCACTTCCTACTGGCCTAGTGACAGTTCCCCTCATCTTCACTGTCCCTGGTGGTGAGAAGGACACCGCAGCGCTAGTAGCTGGCATGTTGGGCTTCACGGTACACAAGCAAGACCAGACAGAGAGACCTTCAGTGCAGCCATTCCAGGGATGGTCTCTCCTCCTGGAAAAAAACTCACCTTTCCGTAATTGA